The genomic DNA GCCGACATGATTAAAGTGGACCGGACGACGGCTTCACGGGCCATTGCAAAATTGGAGGCGAGTGGATTCATCGAGAAGGTCGCAGATGATCATAACAAGAAAATAAAGAAGTTGTACCCGACAGAGAAGGGCAGATCCATCTACCCGTTCATCAAGAAGGAGAATGACCATTCCAATGCGATCGCCCTCAGCGGACTATCGGATGAGGAGTCGGATGCCCTGCTGTACCTTCTCCAGCGGGTACGGGAAAATGTAGAAGTGGACTGGGATTGGGTGAAGAAAGGGAACAGGAGAACCTATGGGGGAGGTGACCCGGTATGAGGATCAGGCTGAGGAAATGTTCAGAGGAAGATTCCCTTCTCCTTAAGGAAATTGGACAGGAGACCTTCCGGGATACATTTGTGCAAGACAATGACCCAGAGGAATTAGAGGCGTACCTTGAACAGGCGTTTGCCCTCGGGAAACTGGAAAAAGAATTGGCAGACCCTTACTCATCCTTCTTTTTTGCCGAAATTAATGGTGACATTGCCGGCTATGTGAAACTTAATGAGGGGGGTGCCCAGACTGAGCAGATGGGCAGGGATTCATTGGAAATCGAGCGCATCTACGTTCGGAAATCCCATCACCGACAAGGGGTGGGGAAAGCGTTGATGTTAAAAGCAGTCGAAGAGGCTGAGGTGAAAGGGCGCAATCGTATATGGCTTGGGGTTTGGGAGAAGAACGCACATGCGATTTCTTTTTATGAAAAGTGGGGCTTCAAGCGTACCGGATCTCACACCTTTATGATGGGGGATGAGGAACAAATCGACTTGATCATGACTAAGATACTGACAGATTGAGAGGAGAATGAGGATGTATAGACCCAAGCAATTTCAAATGAATGATGAAATAGAAATCTTTCAGCTAATCGAGGATAACGGGTTTGCCATCCTGTTCTCCCAGCACCAAGGTTCCCCTTGGGCGACTCATCTACCGCTGATGGTGGACCGGCGCGACCGTGTCCTCTATGGACATATGGCGAGACCGAATGGTCAGTGGAAGGATGCGGAGGGGCAGGAAGTACTGGCTGTTTTCCAAGGGGCCCATGCTTACATTTCCCCGACCTGGTATGAGTCGGATCAAGAGGTTCCGACCTGGAATTATGAAGCTGTCCATGTATACGGCACCTTTGAAATCATTGAAGACGGTGAGGAGATGACCGACTCCCTGACGCGTCTGGTCGATCAATATGAAGGACCGGAAAGTACTTATTCACTGAAC from Rossellomorea marisflavi includes the following:
- a CDS encoding MarR family winged helix-turn-helix transcriptional regulator is translated as MTDVLREIGMIARALDSISNIEFKDVDLTKGQYLYVVRICENPGIIQEKVADMIKVDRTTASRAIAKLEASGFIEKVADDHNKKIKKLYPTEKGRSIYPFIKKENDHSNAIALSGLSDEESDALLYLLQRVRENVEVDWDWVKKGNRRTYGGGDPV
- a CDS encoding GNAT family N-acetyltransferase, which encodes MRIRLRKCSEEDSLLLKEIGQETFRDTFVQDNDPEELEAYLEQAFALGKLEKELADPYSSFFFAEINGDIAGYVKLNEGGAQTEQMGRDSLEIERIYVRKSHHRQGVGKALMLKAVEEAEVKGRNRIWLGVWEKNAHAISFYEKWGFKRTGSHTFMMGDEEQIDLIMTKILTD
- a CDS encoding FMN-binding negative transcriptional regulator, which codes for MYRPKQFQMNDEIEIFQLIEDNGFAILFSQHQGSPWATHLPLMVDRRDRVLYGHMARPNGQWKDAEGQEVLAVFQGAHAYISPTWYESDQEVPTWNYEAVHVYGTFEIIEDGEEMTDSLTRLVDQYEGPESTYSLNHVSENKLHGLQKGIVAFRIPISRMEGKAKFSQHHPEERRRSVAHELRRTGREGDAMVAQRMEKGLDH